The following DNA comes from Centropristis striata isolate RG_2023a ecotype Rhode Island chromosome 3, C.striata_1.0, whole genome shotgun sequence.
ACAACGTTATAATTTGCAGGTAAATCCCTCTGATAGCCATTTTTGACTGACACGTGTCGCGTTAATGTGGAATGAAGGCTTAATTTGgtagaaatgtatttaaaagtctgTGCTGTCATAGCAACCGCCATCTTCCCTTCTCTGCCAACCAACATAACAACCAACCAACGGAAGCTGCTTCTGTAAGCACCGGATGTACTAACCCTGGCCTCCCTTACGGGGGGGGGGACAATGTGAAATTGATGATCAACATTACAATTAATTCAGTTGAATTACATTTAATACAGTTATAACAATATACTGCACAcgtaatgttattttttacaacTGTATACCGGATAATGATTAAGTAACTACTTATTATAATTACACACTCTTGATATATTTACCCCCACGGAATGAACCCGTCCAAAGTAATGACGTAGTTCCTCTTTCGCTCAGATAAAGCCATTTTGGTTGGCCGTGCTCGTTGCATGGTGGTTTTATGTTTCTCCTcgtggaaataaaaaaaagaaaaccctgctgtttttctttctgtgcgTTGGAGGCGAGACGGACGATTAGTTGGGTAACTTCATGAGCCTGCCGAAGCTGTTTTGAGGAGATCGTTTCAGCCGGAGCCGTTAGCGTGGGACCGTGCGCAGTTTTCATTACGCGGCGCAGTTGAACGGCCGTCGTCCAGTGGTGACGTCACAGATCCCAAACGAACAAAGGAACAGTAAGGCCGTTACTAGCTCCTTAGCGCAATCTTTGCGTgatattatttataaaataacttaaatgtaAACCCTaacgttttttttgttgcagtatTTTAAATTGAGATGTGTTTTCCTGACATTAAACTGACCAATTAGCCTGACTCATTCAGTCTTGTTAGCAACATCGGCTAAGGTTAGCAACTAGCGAGCTAACTGCTAACGCTAGCATTGTTTTGATTCTAGCTAGAAGTTTTCTttctggaggagaaaaaaaaaatggcggaAGTGTACATTCGAGTGGCGGAGGAGGAAAACGAGGAGCCCATGGAGATCCCGTCCGAGGACGACGGCACGGTTCTGCTTTCCACCGTGGCGGCTCAGTTCCCAGGGGCGTGTGGCCTGCGCTTCAGGAGCCCCGTGTCCCAGTGTATGCGGGGCGTGCGGCTGGTGGAGGGGGTCCTCCACGCGCCAGAAAACGGATGGGGGAACGTCGTTTATGTGGTGAACTATCCAAAAGGTAGATATTAAACACTTTGCAGCCATTTGTCGTTACATAAGACTTTAGCCTAACAGGTGTACCACTGTATTTATAATTCATGATGCAGCTTCAGCACACTGAAAATAGATGACAATGACGTGACCTGTAGTTGGTGCACGCCCACAAAAGTGACTTTGAGACACGAAATAATTCGCAAAAATTAGTAAATCAATATCAGCGTTGTTTAATTGTGTGTAAAGACGACACTTTAGTTAGGTAGATGTTGTCAAACTATATtcttaataataatgcattggACTTGTATGGTCAGTGACTTTACAAcgaataaaagcaaaaaaaacatagaaaaacaataaattaattaatctacgaaaagaggaggatgaggagaacAGTTTGTTAGTGGTAGTAGGcagctttaacccattgaagcctggaaagcggatacgccgttttgtagtatttgtataagctctcaaatactttttgaatttaatttctatctgctacagaggctgaaaaatctattatttagtagaagcgttgacacttctgttgaatttccagaaaaactccAGGTTttaggggttattttaaaatcgcccagaggttttacaggcgtttcaggcgtcaatgggttaagggaTGTCTTGACCTGGTGAGAGAGGAAGTCTGATGTTTTTAGGGAGTGAGGGAGCATTGATGTAGATGTTACATGTTGTATTAAAACTGAGATGTCCATTTAAGGTGGATTTTCCAGGAATTCTGGAGGCCGGTAATTGTTTAGTTGCATTGAGCTATACTGTTACATGTGTGATATGTTTATTACTGTCACATATATGAACATGTTGGTCAAAAAAGTTTCAAACACCTCAGCATAATTTCATACAATTTATCAGGACAGTGTAATTTCCTGAGACTTCTCTCACTTTGGGTCAAATGTAATCAAAAGCAGTATTATATTGAAATGAGTTAgattaaatgctttttaaaaaatagtaaaatcatCCTCCCAAAAAACTTTATAGCAGAATAAGACTGTAATGGCAGCAAAATAGACACTTGTTAGATAACACTTATGAAATTCACCTGTTATGTAAGTATGAAGTGGTGCATATCTATACATTGATGTTAAAATTTTACAAGTCGATGTTAGATGTTTGCTTGAAACTACATATATAAAATGGTCCTAATGTTGAATCAAaacttaaaacattaaaaagaaaatactttagatGTAGGGTTTATTGGACAGGTGTTGTATTATATGATTGGTGTACGTAATAAACAATGTGCAACTGTAGGTCCTTACAACTGCATAATCAATGAAATCAAACTTGTACATGCAAATCTCCACCCATGTGCTACTAACTGATTGAAGTCCTTCTTTTTGAAGGATCTGAAAGACTCTGCACTGATCATGTTTCAGACAACAAAAGGAAAATGGAGGAAATTGATGCCTCCTCTGCAGTAAAGATGAAAAGAGGAGATATGAAGACATCAGATCTCATCGTTCTGGGTCTTCCTTGGAAGACAACTGAACAGGATCTGAAAGACTACTTTAGCACATTTGGAGAAGTCATCATGGTTCAGGTACAGCAGTAATGGAACACGGGTTGCTTTCGGTTGTATATTGTGACGATTGAGCCTCATTGCTTGATGTTTGTTCTTTCTCAGGTAAAACGAGATGCCAAGACAGGAAACTCTAAAGGATTCGGCTTTGTGAGGTTCACAGAGTATGAAGCTCAAGAGAAGGTGATCTCCCAGCGCCATATGATTGACGGAAGATGGTGTGACTGCAAGCTCCCTAACTCGAAGGTGAATCTGGTAATGTCCATGCATATACCTGCACATTATGTGAATATATATCCAACGTGTTAATATTCTACAACCCGTAGTGTTAATTGTCTTCACCTTTGTTCGTAGCAGGGCCCGGATGAgcctctgaggagcagaaaagTGTTTGTAGGCCGTTGCACAGAAGACATGACCACTGACGACCTCCGGCAGTTCTTTATGCAGTACGGAGAAGTCACAGACGTCTTCATCCCCAAGCCATTCCGTGCTTTTGCCTTCGTCACATTTGCAGATGATCAGGTATGCTGTTAACTgtgtagagcaggggtgtcaaactgatccaggaaagggcctAGTGGCTGCaagttttcattccaaccaagcaggagcacacatgACTCCACCCATCTAATCACCTGGGCTGTCTTCACTCGTTTGATTTGTCgtatcaggtgtgctcttgctacgttggaacaaaaacctgcagccacttggccttttcctggatcagtttgacacatgtGCTTTAGACCacatgtgtcaaactgatccaggaaagggccaagtggctgcaggtttttgttcatCCAGACAAATCAAACGAGTGAAGACAGCCCAGGTGATTAGATGGGTGGAGTCATGTGtctcctgcttggttggaatgaaaacttgcacccactaggccctttcctggatcagtttgacccATGTGGTGTAGAAAGTACGTCCTGTTGCCATGGTACCAGCGCCCAGATGACCTGATCCGTGTCTCTCTCCTCCCCAGGTTGCCCAGTCTCTCTGTGGAGAGGACCTAATAATCAAAGGCGTCAGTGTTCACATCTCAAATGCTGAGCCCAAACACGGCAATAGGCAGTTTGATCGCACGGCGCGGTTTGGGAATGGTTTTGGCGCTCAAGCATTTGGTAGCAGCCGTAGTGGGTTAGGGAGCAGCACCAACAGTAGTCTGGCTAATTTTGGTTCCTTCAGTCTGAACCCTGCCATGATGGCTGCTGCTCAGGCTGCTCTGCAGAGTAGTTGGGGGATGATGGGGATGCTGGCTAGCCAGCAGCAGACCTCCACCTCAGGCAGCACCTCCAGTGGAACCAGCTCCAGTAGGGACCAGAGTCAGTCTTTCAGTACAGGAAACAGCAACTACGGCACCAGCTCGGCCAGTCTCGGCTGGGGAACGGGGTCAAACTCTACAACCAGTGGTAGTGGGTTTAGCTCAGGGTTTGGGTCCAGTATGGAGTCAAAGTCATCTGGGTGGGGTATGTAAGTTAAATGTTTGTATGGTAAGTATTGTGACAAAGATGAGTCTTTTCAAAATTTATTTCTGGTGTTGATGCGTATCTGAAAACTTAACACTTTTGTGGAAGATGTTTTGTACATttggaaaaaatgctaaagatTTAATTTAGGAAGTGTTGAAGTGAATTGTTTACCAGGATGTCTGACTAAAGTGCTATTTTGATGTCTCATTTGTTTGTATCCATTTCAACTGGATTCTCTAATGCATGTATTGTGAAATGTGATATAACCATTTTGAAAATGCATGAATGTTTGTGGTTCACCATTATCCGGCTCTGTCATCGACCTAAAAGGCAATCTTGCATTGGGAAGAATCTGGTTGAAACCTAAATGTTTTAAGTGCAACTTTATTTGCAGTCAAGTTCTGTGGAAAAGCCTTCATTGAAATCTCTTCTGCAGTTCATCTCTCTTCCATTTTCCTGTGAGGAAGCTCCTCTTTGGCAGCATTCTTGGGGTGATATCGGTATCATTCTCCCTCTTCCCACCTGTAAATGCTATGCCATCAAAGAACGGCTTCACTCCGCATGTTCTAAGAGACGGTGGGTGTTTTCACTTTTATCCACttttaaaatggaaagaacTGCGCAACTGACATTTTAAGAACTGATGAGTGCGATTGAGGATGGCTTGTGGCGAAGAGTGAAGCGATGAGTGAGCGAACGGAGAGACGCGTGAAACGGACTGGTTGTGCAGTGAAAGAGCCCAATTTGACTGCTTTTTGAATGTGTGAGTGGAAGCTGCAGATGCTACGAGCGCCTCCCCCTAACATGGACATTCTTTAAGTAGTacttcaagatttttttttttttttttttttaatcttttgcaAGTTTTTCCTTACTCTTAAGTATGTCGATCAAGTGCAGAAATATCAAATGTAGTGGAATGTTGTGATGAATATTTGTATTGCTTATATTATCTGATTTGAATGCTGTATGGTGTGTGCTTTCATGTTATTGAACTGATCTGTAAGTGTGTACTTGATGTGGATGACACCTGCTGAAGACTCTGGGGGACGCTGAGTGCTAGTGTGAGAACGTGGAGTGGTGTGTCCAATGGTTCCCAGTAGCTCTTGTGTTGTTTGTGAGGTGttgaaaaaacatgtcaaatgaaGGGAGTTCTCTAATAAAGTTCATTTGAATAGATGCTTAGTTGATATTTACTTGGGTCagtttgtcaaataaaaaaacgtcTAATTCGATTCACATATCTAGGGACCTTGGGCTCCGCTGGTCGAGGTCTCCGTTTGAACCCTGACTGAAGTCTGTTCTGAAGGACGAAGACGGAAGTTCCAACACTTTCAGTGTGTGTGGCCTTCTCAGACATGACATGGGGTAGTACCTGTCTTTTTGCTGCTTTTAACTGCTTGTCAGAGTTGAATTATCCCTTTTTGATTTTCCACAGCTACTTTTAAGGTAGGAGGGAGGTGGTGGCTATTGTCTTCATTTTATCCTTGAATAGATGAGCTCAGCAATATGGCTTCCCCTCTCCAAACTGTATTTTCTGTCCTTGATTTGGCTTAAGTTAGAAGACGACTAATGGCATGTTGCTTAGCATTGAAATTGGTGATTTTTAGATGGCTTTCTATGCTTAGTGATCACTATATTAGGGACACCTGTACAATCTAttgtaaatcattaaaaatcaaCACTTGTTTTTAAGGTTAGGAATTTGAATCTACAATCTGGTTTCATCCTCAATCACCCAGGTTAATCAAAAGTGAACCAATCTCTGATTGTGGTGGGTTTACAAAAATTCTCTAAACTTTATTTGCAGTTGCATTTGCAGTAATTCTTTGTCACACAGTTGATTTACTGGacataatttaaaaactttatcCTCCCCATTTACATCCATGAGAAGGGCACAATATTACAAACACCTCTGAATAGTCTGTAAACCAGGACTTCATTACCAATAACTATGGAAATCAGTTcataaaagtaacaaaattacataaaaaaagacttaatgGCAAGTGTACTGGTTTGCATTGGATTATACTGGTGTACCAAAATAAAGTGGACATGTGAGTGTATGTTAAGGATAGTTTTCCTGACAGTCTTAAGTGTATTTGAGGTTTCTCCAAGTGagaaatattttaaagtttGGAGAAACGGCTATATATGTGTTGAAGTAAATGTCAACGACAGAAAAAACCTGCTTCAAATCAGTTTATATTGTTTCATATTGAATGTCAAACCAGTGCCAAATGCACCATAACTTGACATTACATCAGCAGGTCCCAGGACATACAACACTCAGAAGTTATTTCTTATCAATGTAATGGAATATATCAAATGTAGGAATCTTTTACGTCCCATAAAAGACGATGGCACCTTTAATGACATTTAACCTATTGTCATGTATTAGTCAGCCTTCATGTTTATCTGAGACGCTGCAGGCCTGCCTGTGTCCTTTCCTTATTCTCTGCTGTCCTCCTCCGTGTCTCTGCTCTTCCTCTTCCCAGTATTCTTCTTTTTCAAATCCCTCTGCTCCTGGTTCAGttcttcacttttattttgtatgtagatggactgaaataaataaaggcaaattAAACATTAAGTTTGCTGTCTGCTGTAGAATATATACCCCTACATAATTCCAATatagtacattttttattaggATTAAATGTTTTGAATGCCCTATGTTTGCTGGTATAATTACATGTGTTTGGTTTAAACTTAGTGGCTCATATGTTACTACACACAACAATACATGACTTGTGTATAACTCAAATAACTCACCAGTGCAGTACTGCGACGGGCTAGAAGCTTTACATCATCTGGAGACACTGTGCTTCTTTTAGCATGCCTGAAATCAAAGCAGGGATTGTAAATCATGTGAAAAAGATAACAGAAAACCTAACCGggtattttataaaatatataaaaggaaacaaaaataagGATAATCACCTTGCAAAGGCCTCCAGATCTTTAGCAAATATATCTGGGGAAAAGTGAGATGTTGAGAATCTGTTGCAGTTATGAAACAGCATTATATTGAACATTGTTAGTGATATGTTGTCCACCTCTATTTACATACTCGAGTCAGAATATTAAAGTTTTTTAGGGTTAGTTACACAtgtgtttagttgtttttaaatctttgtttGCACATGTTTtacattccattttttttaaacaaaaaataacaaaatttaaGTAGACATCACATTTTGCTGCACAACCTATTGTAGCTAAAGACGTATCCAGTTGagttttacatattatataccgTATATATAAAAAGTCAATCTTGGGAACTAATAAACACCATGAAGTCCATAAACACTGACTCAGCCAGACACACAGAGGTGGCTGACCAAAGGAGACGGGGAGGAgtctgttaaccctttatcaggcaaagaactttatttggtaacttcaggtaatatttcaagaaaaaagttgcaaatttactagatttaagtagcaaatctacaagaaaaaaagtcgcagatttaagagatttaaagtggcaaatctgcgtgaaaaaagtagcaaatttacgtGTAAAAAGCAacctttttctcccagattcaccactttaaatgtcataaatctgcgcatttttttctcgtagatttgccactttaatctcgtaaacttttttctcaatattattttcgtatgtttgtttttttttttcacattctggctgtatgtaatatcctctaatattctctagggttgaaatttggaatttgcaagtatttcaatgagtgtcctattaagggttaaagtggtgaatctgggagaaaaagttgcttttctcccacttttttctcataaatctgcaactttttttcacacagattcaccactttaaatctcttaacacggcaactttttttcttgtagatttgccactttaatctagtaaatttgcaacttttttctcgaaatattacctgaagttaccaaatatagttctttgcctgataaagggttaaacgtAATCACAGTGTAATGAACGCTCAATGCCTGAGCATATCTGCAGAAGATTTACAGGAATGGAGAAGGCaaggattgttttgttttaacgtGACATAAAAAGTTAAGTTGATGGTAAATGCAGCAGACAGGGTTATGAAGCACTGCTGTATACATTACAGCAGCAGGAATCCCATACATGTGGATATGGTGTATACACAGTTTGTACCACATTGCTGAAATGTatccaaatgtattttgtgcatctTGGAATTACTCTGCAAAAACCCCAGAAAAACACTGAAGCATACTACAGGATTTCTgattaattcatgcagcatacTAAACTCTGTTAGTATTTTAAAGTCATTCTCATTGACTATGGTGCTTCTTATTTGTGGGGGCTTCTTTTGCTTTACGAGACAGATAGCAGGAGTTGAGAACGATGCAAACCAGGAATGTGTTGATTTAATGTTCGCCATCTTAAAGACACACAGCACGAATATACCCGGAGTATTCTTTTAagtgaataaaatgtgttaaagtttTGGTAGAAGTGACTGGTTGTTTCAGGGCTTTTTGGATGTGAGATTTAAAAGCTGTACTGAACTGCATGCTGGTGGAGAAGTGGGTGagggtttttaaaaacatgaattaaaaaatgatttaacctCCTGAACCCTTCTGCTCCATACagctttgaggtacttgtactacTATTTCATGCTACAAGGCtaagtctaaaaaaaaagttgggacattggaCAAACATTAAACAGAATGTAATAATTAGCTAATTCTTCGTGGTATATTGTCACTTGAAAACTgtaaaagacaatatatttatgttcaaactgattaaCTTTTGTTTCGGTGAATATACACTCtcactttaattcattttgtttttatttatgttttaaacagcatgccaacttttttggaatcacaGTTGTACTCTAACTACATGTCAgagagatttatttatttatttttatttttttaaatacaaccgACTAATAAATTATGTGGTTTATAGATTACTGTAATCAGTTGAAATCAGCAACACCTTTGCCAGCTGTAATATTAAAGTGATGCGtacacaaaatgtacatttaaccATTATTTTGGTAACTCAGATTCAAGTAACTGGTTGATTCTACTGCTAGGCTGTATACATGCTGCTTACTACTAATATGCTTTACAATGATTAGTAAATAACCTTTTGTTATTGgttacacacatatatatatttttaaatcattgtgGCTTGTAGCAccatataatgtaataatttcctgataatgtaaaaaacggctgaaaatgtaataaaatttgcacATGACTCCatcgaaaatgtaataaacccAATAATGTGATAACttaaacaattattaaaaagaaataccCTGACTGATATTGTAATAACATGTTTATCGATAAATTAATACctaattacattattgggaatttttacattttcaggaagttgttttgtgtttttttttcatgaggtAGTATTTGTTGGAAACCTGTGAAGAGGTACATTTAGGGAATAGTTACCTGGGTCACCAGTGCTGCTCTATTCTAtcagtcaggatattttattacattattgttgaagttattattgtgatttattacattttcaatcgAGTCCAGTGGaaattgtattacattatcagggagGTATTACATTATAGGGTGATACATAGATACATGGATAGATAGCACTAAAACAAGTTTGTTTTGCTGAACaaattgcaaataaaaaaaaatatccagcCAAACAccaatatcgtcacactgttaaaataatcgcctaattggttttttccccctaaatcatctcctcattgccacctatggtaaaatcgcctccatcctcagttgatcagatcatgtgattttacccctttaagataatggcctatgtcaagtgtgtgacttaagggGATTTaatatgcctaagtcaaaataaaatgggacttaggcaattttttgaacatgcctttgtgacttagacaagatatggtaacactttattttgaaggtgtctacataagagtgacatgagcgtgtcataaacatgacatgggatgtttcatgaacattaatgacactttgaagtaacattaatgctcatgatacttgtcatgtcatgtttatgacaggcttgtgtgactcttatgtagacaccttcaaaataaagtgttaccatatcttgcttaagtcacaaaggcatgttcaaaaaattgcctaagtcatttatttctcttaagttacatcatttacacacagtgttattactatgctaatagccatcctttgttacatcctttttgagtgaaatgatcaataaatgtcatatgttacacttttggtgaagatttttgtgtttcctgcaaaacttgaaaaaattacgtaggcgattattttaacagggtgacgttaTCGAAAAGGTCATTAAATGTACCCACAATTAACGTTAGCCCATAACAATAATAGCTCACTAAACCAAACAAACTAGCCATGGTTCTTGCTAGCTGCTATGAAAAACCTGAAATTGTTACGTTAGCTTGTTTATAATTACATATGACAGGCATCGAAAAGGGTGTCTGCTAATTCgggaaaaaataagattttgtCTCACCAGTTTGAGGTTTAAATAGTaaaggcgattattttaacaggatgaCGATTTGTAACTGATAAATTGAAGCTGTCCACTGAACAACAGAGTGACTGTGAGTCTAAtattttctgtgtctgtttatgAACACTGAACACGCTGTtgacaccagtggtggaaagtaactaagtacatttactcaagtactgtacttatgtgcaattttgaggtacttttacattacttgagtatttctattttatgtgactttatacttctactccactacatttttaggcaaatattgtactttttactccactacatt
Coding sequences within:
- the tardbpb gene encoding TAR DNA-binding protein 43 isoform X4 translates to MAEVYIRVAEEENEEPMEIPSEDDGTVLLSTVAAQFPGACGLRFRSPVSQCMRGVRLVEGVLHAPENGWGNVVYVVNYPKVLLFEGSERLCTDHVSDNKRKMEEIDASSAVKMKRGDMKTSDLIVLGLPWKTTEQDLKDYFSTFGEVIMVQVKRDAKTGNSKGFGFVRFTEYEAQEKVISQRHMIDGRWCDCKLPNSKGPDEPLRSRKVFVGRCTEDMTTDDLRQFFMQYGEVTDVFIPKPFRAFAFVTFADDQVAQSLCGEDLIIKGVSVHISNAEPKHGNRQFDRTARFGNGFGAQAFGSSRSGLGSSTNSSLANFGSFSLNPAMMAAAQAALQSSWGMMGMLASQQQTSTSGSTSSGTSSSRDQSQSFSTGNSNYGTSSASLGWGTGSNSTTSGSGFSSGFGSSMESKSSGWGM
- the tardbpb gene encoding TAR DNA-binding protein 43 isoform X2 — its product is MAEVYIRVAEEENEEPMEIPSEDDGTVLLSTVAAQFPGACGLRFRSPVSQCMRGVRLVEGVLHAPENGWGNVVYVVNYPKVLLFEGSERLCTDHVSDNKRKMEEIDASSAVKMKRGDMKTSDLIVLGLPWKTTEQDLKDYFSTFGEVIMVQVKRDAKTGNSKGFGFVRFTEYEAQEKVISQRHMIDGRWCDCKLPNSKVNLGPDEPLRSRKVFVGRCTEDMTTDDLRQFFMQYGEVTDVFIPKPFRAFAFVTFADDQVAQSLCGEDLIIKGVSVHISNAEPKHGNRQFDRTARFGNGFGAQAFGSSRSGLGSSTNSSLANFGSFSLNPAMMAAAQAALQSSWGMMGMLASQQQTSTSGSTSSGTSSSRDQSQSFSTGNSNYGTSSASLGWGTGSNSTTSGSGFSSGFGSSMESKSSGWGM
- the cenps gene encoding centromere protein S, translating into MSVDKEETQQRLKAAVHYTVSLMCQKMVEDHRRPFSRHVIAAITETAFTQCDIFAKDLEAFARHAKRSTVSPDDVKLLARRSTALSIYIQNKSEELNQEQRDLKKKNTGKRKSRDTEEDSRE
- the tardbpb gene encoding TAR DNA-binding protein 43 isoform X3, translated to MAEVYIRVAEEENEEPMEIPSEDDGTVLLSTVAAQFPGACGLRFRSPVSQCMRGVRLVEGVLHAPENGWGNVVYVVNYPKVLLFEGSERLCTDHVSDNKRKMEEIDASSAVKMKRGDMKTSDLIVLGLPWKTTEQDLKDYFSTFGEVIMVQVKRDAKTGNSKGFGFVRFTEYEAQEKVISQRHMIDGRWCDCKLPNSKQGPDEPLRSRKVFVGRCTEDMTTDDLRQFFMQYGEVTDVFIPKPFRAFAFVTFADDQVAQSLCGEDLIIKGVSVHISNAEPKHGNRQFDRTARFGNGFGAQAFGSSRSGLGSSTNSSLANFGSFSLNPAMMAAAQAALQSSWGMMGMLASQQQTSTSGSTSSGTSSSRDQSQSFSTGNSNYGTSSASLGWGTGSNSTTSGSGFSSGFGSSMESKSSGWGM
- the tardbpb gene encoding TAR DNA-binding protein 43 isoform X1, producing MAEVYIRVAEEENEEPMEIPSEDDGTVLLSTVAAQFPGACGLRFRSPVSQCMRGVRLVEGVLHAPENGWGNVVYVVNYPKVLLFEGSERLCTDHVSDNKRKMEEIDASSAVKMKRGDMKTSDLIVLGLPWKTTEQDLKDYFSTFGEVIMVQVKRDAKTGNSKGFGFVRFTEYEAQEKVISQRHMIDGRWCDCKLPNSKVNLQGPDEPLRSRKVFVGRCTEDMTTDDLRQFFMQYGEVTDVFIPKPFRAFAFVTFADDQVAQSLCGEDLIIKGVSVHISNAEPKHGNRQFDRTARFGNGFGAQAFGSSRSGLGSSTNSSLANFGSFSLNPAMMAAAQAALQSSWGMMGMLASQQQTSTSGSTSSGTSSSRDQSQSFSTGNSNYGTSSASLGWGTGSNSTTSGSGFSSGFGSSMESKSSGWGM
- the tardbpb gene encoding TAR DNA-binding protein 43 isoform X5, translating into MAEVYIRVAEEENEEPMEIPSEDDGTVLLSTVAAQFPGACGLRFRSPVSQCMRGVRLVEGVLHAPENGWGNVVYVVNYPKGSERLCTDHVSDNKRKMEEIDASSAVKMKRGDMKTSDLIVLGLPWKTTEQDLKDYFSTFGEVIMVQVKRDAKTGNSKGFGFVRFTEYEAQEKVISQRHMIDGRWCDCKLPNSKVNLQGPDEPLRSRKVFVGRCTEDMTTDDLRQFFMQYGEVTDVFIPKPFRAFAFVTFADDQVAQSLCGEDLIIKGVSVHISNAEPKHGNRQFDRTARFGNGFGAQAFGSSRSGLGSSTNSSLANFGSFSLNPAMMAAAQAALQSSWGMMGMLASQQQTSTSGSTSSGTSSSRDQSQSFSTGNSNYGTSSASLGWGTGSNSTTSGSGFSSGFGSSMESKSSGWGM